In the genome of Nyctibius grandis isolate bNycGra1 chromosome 18, bNycGra1.pri, whole genome shotgun sequence, one region contains:
- the BHLHA9 gene encoding class A basic helix-loop-helix protein 9 has translation MSGAAVGKGTAPEPDSSEEELEAGAAPQVCYGQSLWVSQGREAAACLGDAEEMKVRKRSRPVRSKARRMAANVRERKRILDYNQAFNALRLALKHDLSGKRLSKIATLRRAINRITALSLSLHGTGRCWPCSHSECRGRAGVPAWEPGVKGSWPPLPWEPGYAGAASLQRCPPSPFYAEFSPERQLQRYESPKEGRFVPSPAYCSSGTHLPGLRGQQRYASLREPLAGAVPWQLGYCQSWGRQQCLPIH, from the coding sequence ATGTCTGGAGCAGCCGTGGGGAAAGGCACAGCGCCCGAGCCCGACAGCTCggaagaggagctggaagcagGGGCTGCACCCCAGGTGTGCTACGGGCAGAGTCTGTGGGTCTCCCAGGGGAGGGAAGCAGCCGCCTGCCTGGGGGACGCCGAAGAGAtgaaggtgaggaagaggagcaggccGGTGCGCTCCAAGGCCAGGAGGATGGCTGCCAACGTCAGAGAGCGCAAGAGGATCCTGGACTACAACCAAGCCTTCAACGCCCTGCGGCTGGCCCTCAAACATGACCTCAGTGGCAAAAGGCTTTCCAAAATCGCTACCCTCCGGCGAGCCATCAACAGGATCACGgctctgtccctgtccctgcacGGCACCGGGcgctgctggccctgctcccACTCCGAGtgccgcggccgggccggggtcCCTGCGTGGGAGCCGGGGGTGAAGGGCAGCTGGCCCCCGCTGCCCTGGGAGCCCGGGTACGCAGGCGCTGCCAGCTTGCAGCGCTGCCCTCCGTCCCCTTTCTACGCTGAGTTTTCCCCCGAGAGGCAGCTCCAGCGCTATGAGAGCCCGAAGGAGGGTCGCTTCGTGCCCAGCCCTGCCTATTGCTCCAGCGGGAcccacctccctgggctccGAGGCCAGCAGAGGTACGCGAGCCTGCGAGAGCCCCTGGCCGGGGCTGTCCCCTGGCAGCTCGGCTATTGCCAGAGCTGGGGCCGCCAGCAGTGCCTGCCCATCCACTGA
- the TRARG1 gene encoding trafficking regulator of GLUT4 1 has protein sequence MASGGAAPGGSGSGSGPGSGTALPTRFQETEKLLAATESREEKGLRGSKSFTAALAGEAERNGHGGLAYKSVSVGHLEAAPLSPSRLSLGRASSTATSTAAPDQGRPRDYLVLAIFSCFCPVWPINIVALVFSIMSRNSGQQGDMDGARRLGRMARLLSIVSIVLGTIIIVLYISLSVRVS, from the exons ATGGCGAGCGGCGGCGCCGCGCCCGGGGGCTCGGGCTCGGGCTCGGGCCCGGGCTCGGGCACGGCGCTGCCCACCCGCTTCCAGGAGACCGAGAAGCTGCTGGCGGCGACAGAGAGCCGAGAGGAGAAGGGCCTCCGCGGCTCGAAATCCTTCACGGCCGCGCTAGCCGGCGAGGCGGAGCGCAACGGGCACGGGGGGCTCGCCTACAAGTCGGTGTCGGTCGGGCATCTGGAGGCGGCCCCGCTCTCGCCGTCCCGGCTCAGCCTGGGCAGAGCCTCCTCCACGGCCACCAGCACGGCGGCACCGGATCAGGGCCGCCCGCGGGACTACCTGGTGCTCGCCATCTTCTCCTGCTTCTGCCCCGTCTGGCCCATCAACATCGTGGCCCTCGTCTTCTCCATCATG TCGAGGAACAGCGGGCAGCAAGGGGACATGGATGGAGCCCGGCGACTCGGCCGCATGGCCAGGCTGCTCAGCATCGTCTCCATTGTCCTGGGGACCATCATCATCGTGCTCTACATTTCACTCAGCGTCAGAG tttccTAG